Below is a window of Gossypium hirsutum isolate 1008001.06 chromosome A12, Gossypium_hirsutum_v2.1, whole genome shotgun sequence DNA.
TTTAATGGtcttattattcattcattcagaAACGTAACACAAGTTATTAAAGAGAATTTGATAAGATTTGACAAGAAAGCGAAAGGAAAATATAGTATTAGTTCACCGTTGAGCTGGATAAGTTCGGAAGCGACGCCACCCCAAATCATGGCACCAAGACGACCATTCCCAACGGGGAGGGCGTCGGTCCAGTACTTGGCGGGTTCGTTGAAGATGACTTTCAGTGGCCTTGAAGTTGAATCCGAGGAGCATGGGTTCCAGAGATCGGCCACTGTGGGTCTCCGCACCATAATCCACTCTTCATCTCTCATTACCGCAAAATCAGAAGTAGAGATTGTACGATATACCAACTAATGCTTCTTTTTTGACTTCTGGTTCAAGTTTCTTTCTTTTATCGTTATCGTGTATGTATATTTAAAGAGCCAGGAGCAGGAGTGGTGAAGAGTGTGGGCTGTCTTTCTGACAGAAGGAAAAGAGATTGCTTCTTCTTGTTTTGGGTTTTCTATACGCAAATAGTCCAAACTTCTTTCTTTGGGTTACAATATGCCATGGTAATTTGAATCCTTTCACAGAATTCTGGTTTTTTTAAGCAGAAGATCAAATCCATTAGagactttcttcttcttctttttttgcttttGAAGCAAATTAATGTTTGTGGTTCAGCCAACCACGTGCCATCAATCCTTCCAGACATGAATTTCGCTATTGCACAAAGGAATTGCCAAAACAATCTTATTTTCCTTTGAATTCAATATGAGGTTTTACAAGTGATTTCATCATAGGATTTTAGTTTTTTCTCTTTCAAAAATTGTAGCCAGTGCTTTAAAACATAATTTCCAAAAGTTCATTTACAGTGGAATTTTCTCAAAAATCgtttatcaataaaattcatgaaaaaacaAAAGCCCTTTTTTGAACTCAAAAAATACAACAGACacgaaaataaataataatatgcaTAGTTTCACTTCACTTCGAATAATCTcctcgaaaataattttatagcttGCACTTGCTTTTCCATGTCTGCTTACACTTGATTTTCAATGTCAAGGACAATACAAATTCTAATACAAAATCATTTCTATTCTCAATAAAGGAAGACATCATTTTAACTAAGACGCAAATAAGAATGTAATTGTCTATAAGTAAATTGACTTAACTTTTTCGTTCAACTAGTGAACAAACACAGTCTTTTCGTCAACTTAACTTTATTGATCAtgtctaatatattttttttagttcatACCCTAAATCCCAACAAAAtggaaattaattttgattaatacaAATAATTTGTTGACATAATGTATAACTCCAAATTAATCTTTAAAGACTGATGATAATAACCTTAATACATAATAAACCTATATGAAAATGGGATTTTATGAACAAGCCCATATAATTGGAGGAGTTAATGTCCCACCAGAGatatatcactattagaataatTACAATATTAGGTGGAGAAAAAAGCAAGGCTCAACAATCTCTTGAGGGCCGATTTCGTAATCAacaaattttatttatcatttatacCTTGTCAAAATTTATCATTACTTACCCTAAtagattctatttttttttcattaaactaatttttacactctatgttttctttttcaatgACCAAATGTTGTAATTTAAAATACAAAGTAATTTATCGTACTTTTTTATTGTTAACAAACAATTCATATCAAACTAAAGTACGTTCATAATTTAAATGCAtgagaaaatgaaacaaaaatgagGAAATATTTGATACAGAAAGACAGTTTTTGTATCTGTTCTTATTTTCTAATGGCTAACCCAACAATGGTGTAAAAAGTTTTTGGCAATTTACACCATGACCTCTCCCCAAATATCTTGCCCAAAcaatcttatttttcttttaatcagAACCTTGAATTTGTGCTGAGGCCTTCCATTGCTGCCTTCTTGTAGAGGTCTTGCGATAAGAGTGATTTCATCATTTGGTTTTAATCCTTTCTCATTCGAAAATTGAGGCCAGTCAATTGAAACATAATTTCCAATGACTTCATGAGTATAGAATTTTGTCAAAACCGTCCACACTTTTCCCAAGCTATCAATAATATCCATGAAAAAAAATGCCCTTCTTGAAATTCAAAAAACTCACTAACATAcatgaaagggaaaaaaatacaCATCGGTCCACTTCACTTTGAATTATTCTCCTTGAGAATAATCTCCTACCTTGCATATGGTTTTCCATGTCCACAAATTGAATTGAGAGCAATACAATAATGATTCTAATACGAATTtgtatgatttttgatgattgtaATAAAAATTCTATTACAAAAATTCTTTATATATTTAATGAAGGAAGACGTCACTTTAACTAACACCTTTGTAAATAGGTATGTAATTGTTCGTGAGTGAATTGACTTAACTTTCCACTTAGTTAATACACATTGCTTTTCATGCGATAAGCATGCTCATTATTATGAAGAAGCCCCCACAAAGCAGTTATCCATGTTGTTGATCATTCTTGACTCTCGTCCCCTGTTTCAGTCTACATAAAGTGTAAGCATACTgcttaaaatatattaatcatataGTTGAAAGCAATATAAATCTTTATCCGATCACTGGTTCTAACTTCAGAAATAGCCATCAAGGTTCTCATTATACGAATATAACAATTTACATAAATTAGTGGCTCTAGAATCCATCAATCTATGGTTATTATATTTATGAAGAAAACGTGCTTAATACAAACGCAACGTAGGAAGCTAGATAACAAGCGCTTTTCATACCAATACATGAAGCAAATTTGTACCACTCATACGATCTAGGACATTACAACAGATAGGAAGAAATTGCAGCAagcagaaaaaaaaattttaatgagaGTACTATAAGGGAAAGAAGCAAGAAGTTATGTTTAAGAGAGGTGGTAAAAACATACTCTCATGCTGGCTCAATATACCTTGCAGGATTGACACCTGACTTCCGGGTCGTGAAGAAGAAATAAGCAAATACCCTGCAAGAAGGATCTTCATCTGTTTGAAAAGATTTCACCCGCTCAGCAGTTGAAACTGCACCATCGTTGCTTTTactaaaatgtgattttttttgtagAAGATTTAACTTCCTTCATCTCCAAAGAGCCATCCCCTAAATTGCCCTTCGAACTTTTTGAAAGCTGCAGAGAGGCACGATAGAAAAGATTCTGATAGTTATCCAAGTGGTGGGCCTAAAGATCAGCCCAATCCGAACCTTCAACTTCTTATCATCTATATTATGTATACCACCTCCTTGACTAGCTTGTAAATCAAGAAGTGTAGCAAACTGAATTCCCTTCGGATTCTCATTTAAACTCACTTTTGGTTGGATTCTTTTACCAGGACAACTCCCTACATTATAATCTGATTTTGCCTTTTTTGCCTGTGAACGGTGGTGTAACGTGCTATCTAAAGAAACTGTAAATGAAAGTGACCCCGGTTTGCTTCCAGACAATGGCGAAGCCAAGGGGGGCTGGTTACGCCCGGCCCctaaaatggaatttttttattttgggtgtttataatttataaaattttaaattagtaatgttaaaattgtactttggccccctaaaaataataaatatttgatttaattttttaaaaattataaaaatatacattattaaaattatgaaattgaatttttattatcgtacaaatatacaatttaattccgacccgtccatcaaaattttctaactccATCACTACTTCCAGAAATCTTTGTTACTATAACCTAACCACGATTCGAAGCAAAATGTTCCCTCGTAAATTCAACATCACCAACGGAATATTTCACTCTTGCTGTTGCAGTTTCCAAGTCAAAGTCTCATTGaacattttaattattcaattgaaTAGTAGCAAGGCATAATTTCATTGTGATTGCATATTTTAATTCTTCACTTGAATGGTAGCAAAGAAGCAAAGCATAAATTCTTTGTGATTTACAATGTATCCTTTAAAGCATTTGCTGTAACAACTAACTAATGCGTTCGCATTTATTCTTTCTGCCCTCATCATTTAATTTGAGGCATGGTCGATTGTTGGTTGTAAGGTTAGCATGGATGACAAATTGCAAGCAATTGTTGGATAAATGTCATCAACTGGGATAAATTTACTGGGAGAGAGTGGAAAAAGAgtaacaaaaagaaaattaagttcaattatttttttgccacgtgctttttttaattttaacagtGCTATAGTCCAGAGGCCACAAGTGACGGCATAAAACGTTATGAAACTATTCATGACAAAAAAATATACATTGAGGACCAATTTGGTAATTAAGGTATAGTTCAAAGCCCATAGGAGAAAGCCATATAAAGGAAAATCAATGGTGATCACTTATGTTTATAGCCAATAACTCCAACTTAGCAGTGACAATTGAAAACCAAAAGCTACAATCCTATAGAGGAAATGTAATGTCTTCGAAGCTAACAACCATGACGAGAGAAGAagcaagagaaaaagaaaagaaaaaatggaatGAATAGAACAAAGCATGCAAAAGAACCCCAAGTTCCTCTGCAAAATTTatttggagtaacaaaaaaaaaatgcattGCTCAACATGGAGATAGCATTGATCTCGATGTTCAAGAAAAAACCGCTTCCTACAAGGAGTATGCCTTGACGCATTTTAGTCGTCTATTGAAAGTGTAAACTTTTCCAGTTGATATCTTTGCTGTGATTGTAGTTCCTCTATAATGTAATCTTTTGACAGAGTTTTCTTCCATCGACCAAAGCCCAAATTCCTCGAGATCACCTTCTTGCCAGCATATGTTGACTGTCACCCCACCGCGTGCTTTCAATCCTTTCACACAGCCGTTGGCCCATTTATCCCGGGGAAGAGCAGGGAGTAAGTATAGATCTTTCGTGGTGCTTTGAACCAGCATTTCTGCTACTGCTGCTGAAAAACTGGTGTAAAGCTGCATATTAGATGCTACTCCTGTACTAACACTAATAAAGTTCTAATTTAAAGGATTTATAACTCAATTGGATCCCAAATTCTATGACTCTTTTGGaggaagaattttaaaattttaaagatttttgaaATTCTAACATTTTAAAATGCATCATTTCAACATGCTAGGATTTGTAATTATTTGCTTAGataaatgtttatttttggaaaattttagatGACTAGgatttcataaattaaaaaaaataattataaaagaagaagaagaagaatattaaaagtatatgatataatatattttataacaaGATCATACGTAACAAATGAAATAAGATTATTTAGTAATTTAATTcttacaaatttagaaattctCTATTACTTTTACCTAAAAAACTTGAATATACCCACATTAATACTCTTACACCCTAGTCCTAGTAACATAGCTCCCAACAGTttcaaatagccaaatatccagTGTCAAAAAACTGCATCTAATCCCATTAACTTTACTCCCTCCCCTCTCTGTGCCAGTTAATTAGACATCACAACTATCAGGAAAGGAAACAAGACATTTCATTGCAAATCTTACATTTGAAGCATGAATTAATCCTAGGCAAGTTGAAatgataattataaaaaaatctccGAAAAATGACCAAACAATGCTGCTTACCCAAAATTGGCATCAATTTGGAAAGGAGGATGTGCAGTGAACAAGTTGCTGTAGAGTCCTCCCTCAAAGTCAGATTCATGAGTTGGATCCACCAAACTTATTAAATGCTTGACCATGCGATAAGCATGTTCACTATTATGAAGACGTGCCCACAAAGCAGTTTTCCATGTTGTTGACCATCCTGGACCCTCCACCCCTGTTTCAGACTACATAAAGCGTAAGCATACTGCTTAAAATATATTAATGGTATAGTTGAAAGCAATTTAAGTGTTTATTCGGTCACTGGTTCTAACTTCTGCAACAGTCATCAAGGTTCTCATTATACGAATGTAACAGTTTGTATAAACTAGTGGTTCTAGAATCCATCAATCTATGATTATTAAATTTCTGTAGAGAACGTGCTTAACACAAACGTAATGTAGGAAACTAGATAACAAGCGCTTTTCATATCAATTCAAGTACTGCCTAACATATCtttgcatttcaaaattttagtaaaattctaAAGTTATATTGCTGAAATGTCTAATTTATGTTACTTTATTTCGTCGTTGTAAAGATTAGCATATTCACCATGAAGACATTGTCACACACATACCTCTTTTAAAGAGGGTAAAATCAACAGCTTTACAAAGGTCTGGAGTCTTTTCAACAGTAATCGTGTGCCCTGGAAACAGGCCAAAAAGGTGTGATACATGCCGGTGATGCACCTCCGGGTCCTGAAAATCTACTGCCTGCTCCAAAAGCAAGGAATATTTTCATCTACCTTGTTGAACACAAATAAAATAACTTTCAACAAAGATCAGGGTCCATATGTTGATATACCCATTCCATAATGGAACCATCTCTAGCAATTTTTGTTGGTGGTAACTTCGCCAGAGCTTCACGGACTTTTCCAATAAGAGCATCATCCTTTCTTCCCAGAACCTGCCTTTTAAGAAACTAATTAGCATATAAAGATACGAAGAATATGAAATAGAAAAGTTGGTCTGTGTTAGATAGCTTGAAATAAAAACTTCACCTCAGCTGCAGAAACAATTTCAGAGAATACTTCTCTTATGATTGCAATGTCCATTGTTGACGAGTAGCTTACGCTAGCAGGCTTGCCATCAGGAGCAACAAACATATGCTCGGGAGAAGTTGATGGGTTGGTTTCCAGATAGCCTCCGGGGCCCTCAATCAACCAGTCCAGAAGAAATGATGTACATCCCTCTAATAAAGGATATGccttattttttagaaaatccTAATTAATCAGAAAAATATTAGAAATCCTTCCAAACAGACAAAAAATATGAAGTATCATCCTGATGAACCATTTTTGAATGGCCTCTTGAAGAGTTTGCAGTGAAGTTGATGACAAGAAACTTGAGAGCAAAACAAAGAATTAGaagccaaaaaaatttaaaagacagGAGCTTACTTTGTCCATTGTATAGGTGAACTGTTCCCATAAATGAGTACAGAGCCATGCTCCCCCCATTGGCCATAAAGCCCATACAGCCTCACCTCGATCTGGTGATGTTTTTGCCCATATGTCAGTCACTTGATGTGCAACCCAACCACTTGTTTCATAATTCACCTGCAACATTCAGTGACCAGATAAGGAAGCTTACGATTAGACGATGCTTTAAGACGTAAGTGGCATAAAaccaagaagaaaaaggaaaaagaaattttggGGCAATAAAACAGATACTTGAGATTGCAAGTTTAAATAGTCATAGTGCTAGCTTTATTGAAGATGTCAAGGCGAGCAGAGATGTAATTTTGATGTAAAACTAAGGTGATGAAATCACAAGACAATATCTTCAGAGGTTACCACcaacaaaatttaaagagaatccCATGTCTAAGAAAGTATGCCAGAAAACTAAATTTTAGATGCACTAAGCAGACTTTTAGAAGAGAAAAATAACAGAGGGAACTTACTTTTGCTGTTTTACTCCCATTGATTGCTAGActggaaataaaatcaaacaaagGTTCCTGGCACTCTTTAAGGTTGCAAGGTAGGGATGGCCAATAGTTCATTTGAAGATTAATATTGAGATGAGGAGCACAACtggcaaagagaaaaaaaaaggggaaattatTATCAAATCCAGATATAGAATGAgtgaaatttaaatttctttagTTGGTAACTTTTGTTGAGATATTATATCGCATAAGTAATACATGAAGCAGATTTGTACCACCCCCTATGTAAATATATGATCTAGCACATTACAACAGATAGGAAGAAATTGCAACAAGcagaaaaaaacaaatttaatgaaAGCACTATAAGGGAAAGACGCAAGAAGTTATGTTTGAGAGAGGTGGTGAAAACATACTCCCACGCCGGCTCAATATCCTTGTTCCAAATACCCTGCAGGTTTGACACCTGAGTTCCGGGTCGTGAAGAAGA
It encodes the following:
- the LOC107938309 gene encoding alpha-L-fucosidase 2 isoform X1, with the translated sequence MEDGEWVLVRKPAEKDFWNPTSMDLADTSKPLKVTFSGPAKHWTDAIPIGNGRLGAMVWGGIASETLQLNEDTLWTGVPGDYTNPEAPAALAEVRKLVDNGDYAEATKAAVKLSDHPSDVYQLLGDIKLEFDESHVKYTEGTYSRELDLETAIARVKYSVGDVEFMREHFASNPGQVIVTKISASKPGSLSFTVSLDSKLHHHSQANGQNQIILQGSCPGKRIQPKVGLNENPKGIQFTAVLDLQVSQGGVIHNIDDKKLKVEGSDWAVLLLVASSSFDGPFTMPSDSKKDPTSDSLNALKSIKTLSYSDLYAHHLDDYQNLFHRVSLQLSKSSKSNLGDGSLEMKEVKSSTKISHISKSNDGAVSTAERVKSFQTDEDPSFVELLFQYGRYLLISSSRPGTQVSNLQGIWNKDIEPAWDCAPHLNINLQMNYWPSLPCNLKECQEPLFDFISSLAINGSKTAKVNYETSGWVAHQVTDIWAKTSPDRGEAVWALWPMGGAWLCTHLWEQFTYTMDKDFLKNKAYPLLEGCTSFLLDWLIEGPGGYLETNPSTSPEHMFVAPDGKPASVSYSSTMDIAIIREVFSEIVSAAEVLGRKDDALIGKVREALAKLPPTKIARDGSIMEWAVDFQDPEVHHRHVSHLFGLFPGHTITVEKTPDLCKAVDFTLFKRGVEGPGWSTTWKTALWARLHNSEHAYRMVKHLISLVDPTHESDFEGGLYSNLFTAHPPFQIDANFGFSAAVAEMLVQSTTKDLYLLPALPRDKWANGCVKGLKARGGVTVNICWQEGDLEEFGLWSMEENSVKRLHYRGTTITAKISTGKVYTFNRRLKCVKAYSL